Proteins from a genomic interval of Heteronotia binoei isolate CCM8104 ecotype False Entrance Well chromosome 5, APGP_CSIRO_Hbin_v1, whole genome shotgun sequence:
- the LOC132572654 gene encoding hyaluronidase-4-like isoform X2, with protein sequence MAAQLRSIVHNAELSCSTRPSEQTLAHFRLHKSFCRHTFLLLLWLCPDLPAASPHLKPSLPPIVKGSPFLVAWNAPTARCSASYGVPLNLDSYNILVNSQESFVGGNITIFYYDQLGLYPFYLNSTVPPTAINGGCPQNTSLTEHLEKMREDIAVAMPSDSFSGLSVIDWENWRPLWIRNWDKKNIYRNMSLQLVRQRNPGLSEDKVEMKARWEFETAAKDLMSETLRLARSLRPSGWWGYYLFPECYNYHYLDDFESFSGHCPPLELQRNDELKWLWEQSKALYPSIYMEEVLRSSMQGKKFVWAKVGEALRVAELPSFQHSLPVFVYARPFYTYTLKELTQMDLVYTIGQAAAMGAHGIVLWGDADYSRNRTNCLKIQDYLMSTLGPYIVNVTMAAKLCSQFICNNHGRCIRRRMDSDTYLHLNPLSFQIRANTDGSQTRLSVTGALSHLQKNKLRQEFTCHCYQGWKGENCHSRGKGMRLWTWDWCIIGIVPLALLVWHL encoded by the exons CATTGTCCACAATGCGGAACTCTCCTGCTCAACAAGACCATCTGAGCAGACTTTGGCACACTTCAGGCTTCACAAGTCTTTCTGTCGCCACACtttcctgctgctgctttggCTGTGCCCTGACCTGCCTGCTGCCAGTCCCCACTTGAAACCATCCCTGCCCCCAATTGTGAAAGGCAGCCCTTTTCTAGTGGCTTGGAATGCACCAACAGCTCGATGCTCAGCCTCCTATGGTGTGCCGCTCAACTTGGACTCCTATAACATCCTGGTGAATTCTCAGGAATCCTTTGTGGGTGGGAACATCACCATCTTCTACTATGACCAGCTAGGCTTGTATCCTTTCTACTTGAACTCAACTGTCCCACCCACTGCCATCAATGGTGGCTGCCCTCAGAACACCAGCCTGACAGAACACTTGGAGAAGATGAGAGAGGACATTGCTGTGGCCATGCCTTCGGACTCTTTTTCAGGCCTCTCAGTGATTGACTGGGAGAACTGGAGGCCCCTATGGATACGAAACTGGGACAAGAAAAACATCTATCGGAACATGTCTCTTCAGCTTGTAAGGCAAAGGAACCCTGGCCTGTCTGAGGACAAGGTAGAAATGAAGGCCAGGTGGGAATTTGAGACAGCTGCAAAAGATTTAATGTCTGAGACTCTCCGGTTAGCCCGGTCTCTGCGCCCCAGTGGTTGGTGGGGCTACTACCTCTTTCCAGAGTGCTATAACTACCACTACCTAGATGACTTTGAGAGCTTCTCTGGGCACTGCCCCCCACTGGAGCTGCAACGTAACGATGAGCTAAAATGGCTGTGGGAACAGAGCAAAGCTCTTTACCCTTCAATCTACATGGAGGAGGTGCTGAGAAGCTCCATGCAAGGGAAGAAGTTTGTGTGGGCCAAAGTGGGTGAAGCCCTGAGAGTGGCTGAGTTGCCGTCCTTCCAGCATTCCCTGCCTGTCTTTGTATATGCCAGGCCGTTCTATACCTACACACTGAAGGAGCTGACTCAG ATGGATTTGGTGTACACAATTGGGCAGGCTGCAGCCATGGGGGCTCACGGCATTGTACTTTGGGGAGATGCAGACTATTCTCGCAATCGG ACCAATTGCTTGAAGATTCAAGACTACCTGATGAGCACCTTAGGCCCTTACATAGTCAATGTGACCATGGCAGCCAAACTTTGCAGCCAGTTTATCTGCAATAACCATGGCCGCTGCATTCGCAGAAGGATGGACTCTGATACCTACCTGCACCTCAATCCCCTTTCCTTCCAGATCCGTGCAAATACAGATGGCAGTCAAACCCGGCTGTCAGTGACAGGGGCCTTAAGCCATCTGCAGAAGAACAAGCTGAGGCAGGAATTCACCTGTCATTGCTACCAAGGCTGGAAGGGTGAAAACTGCCATTCTCGGGGGAAGGGCATGAGACTGTGGACATGGGACTGGTGCATTATTGGGATAGTTCCGTTGGCACTATTGGTTTGGCATTTGTGA
- the LOC132572654 gene encoding hyaluronidase-4-like isoform X1: MLESDEMSRRKSIVHNAELSCSTRPSEQTLAHFRLHKSFCRHTFLLLLWLCPDLPAASPHLKPSLPPIVKGSPFLVAWNAPTARCSASYGVPLNLDSYNILVNSQESFVGGNITIFYYDQLGLYPFYLNSTVPPTAINGGCPQNTSLTEHLEKMREDIAVAMPSDSFSGLSVIDWENWRPLWIRNWDKKNIYRNMSLQLVRQRNPGLSEDKVEMKARWEFETAAKDLMSETLRLARSLRPSGWWGYYLFPECYNYHYLDDFESFSGHCPPLELQRNDELKWLWEQSKALYPSIYMEEVLRSSMQGKKFVWAKVGEALRVAELPSFQHSLPVFVYARPFYTYTLKELTQMDLVYTIGQAAAMGAHGIVLWGDADYSRNRTNCLKIQDYLMSTLGPYIVNVTMAAKLCSQFICNNHGRCIRRRMDSDTYLHLNPLSFQIRANTDGSQTRLSVTGALSHLQKNKLRQEFTCHCYQGWKGENCHSRGKGMRLWTWDWCIIGIVPLALLVWHL; the protein is encoded by the exons CATTGTCCACAATGCGGAACTCTCCTGCTCAACAAGACCATCTGAGCAGACTTTGGCACACTTCAGGCTTCACAAGTCTTTCTGTCGCCACACtttcctgctgctgctttggCTGTGCCCTGACCTGCCTGCTGCCAGTCCCCACTTGAAACCATCCCTGCCCCCAATTGTGAAAGGCAGCCCTTTTCTAGTGGCTTGGAATGCACCAACAGCTCGATGCTCAGCCTCCTATGGTGTGCCGCTCAACTTGGACTCCTATAACATCCTGGTGAATTCTCAGGAATCCTTTGTGGGTGGGAACATCACCATCTTCTACTATGACCAGCTAGGCTTGTATCCTTTCTACTTGAACTCAACTGTCCCACCCACTGCCATCAATGGTGGCTGCCCTCAGAACACCAGCCTGACAGAACACTTGGAGAAGATGAGAGAGGACATTGCTGTGGCCATGCCTTCGGACTCTTTTTCAGGCCTCTCAGTGATTGACTGGGAGAACTGGAGGCCCCTATGGATACGAAACTGGGACAAGAAAAACATCTATCGGAACATGTCTCTTCAGCTTGTAAGGCAAAGGAACCCTGGCCTGTCTGAGGACAAGGTAGAAATGAAGGCCAGGTGGGAATTTGAGACAGCTGCAAAAGATTTAATGTCTGAGACTCTCCGGTTAGCCCGGTCTCTGCGCCCCAGTGGTTGGTGGGGCTACTACCTCTTTCCAGAGTGCTATAACTACCACTACCTAGATGACTTTGAGAGCTTCTCTGGGCACTGCCCCCCACTGGAGCTGCAACGTAACGATGAGCTAAAATGGCTGTGGGAACAGAGCAAAGCTCTTTACCCTTCAATCTACATGGAGGAGGTGCTGAGAAGCTCCATGCAAGGGAAGAAGTTTGTGTGGGCCAAAGTGGGTGAAGCCCTGAGAGTGGCTGAGTTGCCGTCCTTCCAGCATTCCCTGCCTGTCTTTGTATATGCCAGGCCGTTCTATACCTACACACTGAAGGAGCTGACTCAG ATGGATTTGGTGTACACAATTGGGCAGGCTGCAGCCATGGGGGCTCACGGCATTGTACTTTGGGGAGATGCAGACTATTCTCGCAATCGG ACCAATTGCTTGAAGATTCAAGACTACCTGATGAGCACCTTAGGCCCTTACATAGTCAATGTGACCATGGCAGCCAAACTTTGCAGCCAGTTTATCTGCAATAACCATGGCCGCTGCATTCGCAGAAGGATGGACTCTGATACCTACCTGCACCTCAATCCCCTTTCCTTCCAGATCCGTGCAAATACAGATGGCAGTCAAACCCGGCTGTCAGTGACAGGGGCCTTAAGCCATCTGCAGAAGAACAAGCTGAGGCAGGAATTCACCTGTCATTGCTACCAAGGCTGGAAGGGTGAAAACTGCCATTCTCGGGGGAAGGGCATGAGACTGTGGACATGGGACTGGTGCATTATTGGGATAGTTCCGTTGGCACTATTGGTTTGGCATTTGTGA
- the LOC132572654 gene encoding hyaluronidase-4-like isoform X3: MLESDEMSRRKSIVHNAELSCSTRPSEQTLAHFRLHKSFCRHTFLLLLWLCPDLPAASPHLKPSLPPIVKGSPFLVAWNAPTARCSASYGVPLNLDSYNILVNSQESFVGGNITIFYYDQLGLYPFYLNSTVPPTAINGGCPQNTSLTEHLEKMREDIAVAMPSDSFSGLSVIDWENWRPLWIRNWDKKNIYRNMSLQLVRQRNPGLSEDKVEMKARWEFETAAKDLMSETLRLARSLRPSGWWGYYLFPECYNYHYLDDFESFSGHCPPLELQRNDELKWLWEQSKALYPSIYMEEVLRSSMQGKKFVWAKVGEALRVAELPSFQHSLPVFVYARPFYTYTLKELTQTNCLKIQDYLMSTLGPYIVNVTMAAKLCSQFICNNHGRCIRRRMDSDTYLHLNPLSFQIRANTDGSQTRLSVTGALSHLQKNKLRQEFTCHCYQGWKGENCHSRGKGMRLWTWDWCIIGIVPLALLVWHL, translated from the exons CATTGTCCACAATGCGGAACTCTCCTGCTCAACAAGACCATCTGAGCAGACTTTGGCACACTTCAGGCTTCACAAGTCTTTCTGTCGCCACACtttcctgctgctgctttggCTGTGCCCTGACCTGCCTGCTGCCAGTCCCCACTTGAAACCATCCCTGCCCCCAATTGTGAAAGGCAGCCCTTTTCTAGTGGCTTGGAATGCACCAACAGCTCGATGCTCAGCCTCCTATGGTGTGCCGCTCAACTTGGACTCCTATAACATCCTGGTGAATTCTCAGGAATCCTTTGTGGGTGGGAACATCACCATCTTCTACTATGACCAGCTAGGCTTGTATCCTTTCTACTTGAACTCAACTGTCCCACCCACTGCCATCAATGGTGGCTGCCCTCAGAACACCAGCCTGACAGAACACTTGGAGAAGATGAGAGAGGACATTGCTGTGGCCATGCCTTCGGACTCTTTTTCAGGCCTCTCAGTGATTGACTGGGAGAACTGGAGGCCCCTATGGATACGAAACTGGGACAAGAAAAACATCTATCGGAACATGTCTCTTCAGCTTGTAAGGCAAAGGAACCCTGGCCTGTCTGAGGACAAGGTAGAAATGAAGGCCAGGTGGGAATTTGAGACAGCTGCAAAAGATTTAATGTCTGAGACTCTCCGGTTAGCCCGGTCTCTGCGCCCCAGTGGTTGGTGGGGCTACTACCTCTTTCCAGAGTGCTATAACTACCACTACCTAGATGACTTTGAGAGCTTCTCTGGGCACTGCCCCCCACTGGAGCTGCAACGTAACGATGAGCTAAAATGGCTGTGGGAACAGAGCAAAGCTCTTTACCCTTCAATCTACATGGAGGAGGTGCTGAGAAGCTCCATGCAAGGGAAGAAGTTTGTGTGGGCCAAAGTGGGTGAAGCCCTGAGAGTGGCTGAGTTGCCGTCCTTCCAGCATTCCCTGCCTGTCTTTGTATATGCCAGGCCGTTCTATACCTACACACTGAAGGAGCTGACTCAG ACCAATTGCTTGAAGATTCAAGACTACCTGATGAGCACCTTAGGCCCTTACATAGTCAATGTGACCATGGCAGCCAAACTTTGCAGCCAGTTTATCTGCAATAACCATGGCCGCTGCATTCGCAGAAGGATGGACTCTGATACCTACCTGCACCTCAATCCCCTTTCCTTCCAGATCCGTGCAAATACAGATGGCAGTCAAACCCGGCTGTCAGTGACAGGGGCCTTAAGCCATCTGCAGAAGAACAAGCTGAGGCAGGAATTCACCTGTCATTGCTACCAAGGCTGGAAGGGTGAAAACTGCCATTCTCGGGGGAAGGGCATGAGACTGTGGACATGGGACTGGTGCATTATTGGGATAGTTCCGTTGGCACTATTGGTTTGGCATTTGTGA